In a genomic window of Deinococcus roseus:
- a CDS encoding type II secretion system protein GspD, whose translation MKRTALISLLLTLASLAQAATLKADYSKDSQKLALVSPERIAYKAEAGTHNILISNASLDETTPLPEGFKAEVVGNDLKITIPDNYQVSLSPTNTSLFFVPVPGSTVQQVDDRAPLFIPLSSASPSQVASLLNGMYSNLKIQVDDRQRALLIMVNPQDRELILKVVKQLDQARPQVMFEAEILEINQGTTTQLGIKYDDLFTLKLSEGDSGSFLKFGKVDRTPLSLSLGISALKANNAAKVLAQPRVTTLDGVEARINSTQTQPVILSSQNGSQSVTNITTGISLRFLPKVGPDGIIEASLNIVVSVPTGMVNNVTTYSSRDASTTVRVKNGEPIVIGGLLESRTLNSTSKVPLLGDIPILGALFTHNSTQTSSSDLMIIVTPRLITSPEQP comes from the coding sequence ATGAAACGCACCGCCCTGATCAGCCTGCTCCTCACCCTTGCCAGCCTGGCCCAAGCCGCCACCCTCAAAGCCGATTACAGCAAAGACTCCCAGAAACTCGCTCTGGTGAGCCCTGAACGCATTGCCTACAAAGCCGAAGCGGGAACCCACAACATCCTGATCAGCAATGCCTCCCTGGACGAAACCACCCCCCTTCCCGAAGGCTTCAAAGCCGAAGTGGTGGGCAATGACCTGAAAATCACCATTCCAGACAATTATCAGGTGTCGCTCTCCCCCACCAACACCTCCCTGTTCTTCGTGCCTGTTCCGGGCAGCACCGTGCAGCAGGTGGACGACCGTGCCCCCCTGTTCATTCCCCTCAGCAGTGCCAGTCCCAGCCAGGTGGCCAGCCTGCTGAACGGCATGTACAGCAACCTGAAAATCCAGGTGGACGACCGCCAGCGTGCCCTGCTGATCATGGTGAACCCCCAGGACCGCGAATTGATCCTCAAGGTGGTCAAACAGCTCGATCAGGCCCGACCCCAGGTGATGTTCGAGGCAGAAATTCTGGAAATCAACCAGGGCACCACCACCCAGCTGGGCATCAAATACGATGACCTTTTCACCCTCAAACTCTCTGAGGGGGACAGTGGCAGCTTCCTGAAATTCGGCAAGGTGGACCGCACCCCCCTCAGCCTGTCGCTGGGCATCAGTGCCCTGAAAGCCAACAACGCTGCAAAAGTGCTGGCCCAGCCCCGCGTCACCACCCTGGATGGCGTGGAAGCCCGCATCAACAGCACCCAGACCCAGCCGGTGATCCTCTCCAGCCAGAACGGCTCCCAGAGCGTCACCAACATCACCACCGGGATTTCGCTGCGCTTCCTGCCCAAAGTGGGACCGGACGGCATCATCGAGGCCAGCCTCAACATCGTGGTCAGTGTGCCCACCGGGATGGTCAACAACGTCACCACCTACAGTTCCCGTGATGCCAGCACCACCGTGCGGGTCAAGAACGGTGAACCCATCGTGATTGGGGGGTTGCTGGAAAGCCGCACCCTCAACAGCACCAGCAAGGTGCCCCTGCTGGGAGACATTCCCATTCTGGGGGCACTGTTCACCCACAACAGCACCCAGACCAGCAGCAGTGACCTGATGATCATTGTGACCCCCCGCCTGATCACCAGCCCCGAACAGCCATGA